The Oryzias melastigma strain HK-1 linkage group LG6, ASM292280v2, whole genome shotgun sequence genome includes a window with the following:
- the LOC112151745 gene encoding uncharacterized protein LOC112151745 isoform X3: MALSRVLNERTDCPYSKPPNLHISVLKMQEEQRVVDWFFTEISAKAATVKKNRVAVISDGHSLATITLFEEYKGAVKEGTSYIIVGYGLRGQSPPYLIKIDRQTKFFRGSDISISPGLINEAEKILNPPSKVVNLRESAEEKGLVTIQGTVVELLSLKKVQAGRNLVPLRNIGVQKDEFMISIWLWRELSVISLSIGDMITVSHLKVDSTMYRHQLKSTRYSKLEKTKTAQTPASPSSG; this comes from the exons aTGGCGCTTTCAAGAGTCCTAAATGAGCGTACAGACTGCCCGTATTCCAAGCCCCCTAACCTGCACATCAGTGTCTTAAAAATGCAGGAGGAGCAAAGGGTGGTGGATTGGTTCTTCACAGAAATATCAGCTAAAGCAGCCACCGTGAAGAAAAACAGGGTGGCTGTAATTTCAGACGGACACTCGCTTGCCACAATAACTCTTTTTGAAGAGTATAAAGGAGCAGTAAAGGAGGGTACTTCTTATATAATCGTAGGCTATGGCCTCCGTGGTCAAAGCCCTccatatttgatcaaaatagaTCGACAAACAAAGTTTTTTAGAGGATCTGATATTTCAATCAGTCCTGGTCTGATAAATGAGGCTGAGAAAATCCTCAACCCCCCCTCCAAGGTGGTCAACCTGAGAGAGTCCGCAGAGGAGAAGGGTCTCGTGACCATTCAGGGAACGGTGGTAGAA TTGTTGAGTCTGAAAAAGGTCCAAGCTGGCAGAAATCTGGTTCCTTTGAGGAACATCGGAGTGCAGAAG GATGAATTCATGATAAGTATCTGGCTGTGGAGGGAGCTGTCAGTCATCAGCCTCTCCATAGGAGACATGATCACTGTGTCCCATTTGAAAGTTGACAGCACCATGTACAGGCATCAACTCAAATCTACGAGATACAGCAAGCTAGAG aaaacaaaaaccgcCCAGACTCCAGCATCTCCATCTTCAGGATGA
- the LOC112151745 gene encoding uncharacterized protein LOC112151745 isoform X1 yields the protein MALSRVLNERTDCPYSKPPNLHISVLKMQEEQRVVDWFFTEISAKAATVKKNRVAVISDGHSLATITLFEEYKGAVKEGTSYIIVGYGLRGQSPPYLIKIDRQTKFFRGSDISISPGLINEAEKILNPPSKVVNLRESAEEKGLVTIQGTVVELLSLKKVQAGRNLVPLRNIGVQKQFCHFTQDEFMISIWLWRELSVISLSIGDMITVSHLKVDSTMYRHQLKSTRYSKLEKTKTAQTPASPSSG from the exons aTGGCGCTTTCAAGAGTCCTAAATGAGCGTACAGACTGCCCGTATTCCAAGCCCCCTAACCTGCACATCAGTGTCTTAAAAATGCAGGAGGAGCAAAGGGTGGTGGATTGGTTCTTCACAGAAATATCAGCTAAAGCAGCCACCGTGAAGAAAAACAGGGTGGCTGTAATTTCAGACGGACACTCGCTTGCCACAATAACTCTTTTTGAAGAGTATAAAGGAGCAGTAAAGGAGGGTACTTCTTATATAATCGTAGGCTATGGCCTCCGTGGTCAAAGCCCTccatatttgatcaaaatagaTCGACAAACAAAGTTTTTTAGAGGATCTGATATTTCAATCAGTCCTGGTCTGATAAATGAGGCTGAGAAAATCCTCAACCCCCCCTCCAAGGTGGTCAACCTGAGAGAGTCCGCAGAGGAGAAGGGTCTCGTGACCATTCAGGGAACGGTGGTAGAA TTGTTGAGTCTGAAAAAGGTCCAAGCTGGCAGAAATCTGGTTCCTTTGAGGAACATCGGAGTGCAGAAG CAGTTCTGTCACTTTACACAGGATGAATTCATGATAAGTATCTGGCTGTGGAGGGAGCTGTCAGTCATCAGCCTCTCCATAGGAGACATGATCACTGTGTCCCATTTGAAAGTTGACAGCACCATGTACAGGCATCAACTCAAATCTACGAGATACAGCAAGCTAGAG aaaacaaaaaccgcCCAGACTCCAGCATCTCCATCTTCAGGATGA
- the LOC112151745 gene encoding uncharacterized protein LOC112151745 isoform X2, translated as MALSRVLNERTDCPYSKPPNLHISVLKMQEEQRVVDWFFTEISAKAATVKKNRVAVISDGHSLATITLFEEYKGAVKEGTSYIIVGYGLRGQSPPYLIKIDRQTKFFRGSDISISPGLINEAEKILNPPSKVVNLRESAEEKGLVTIQGTVVELLSLKKVQAGRNLVPLRNIGVQKFCHFTQDEFMISIWLWRELSVISLSIGDMITVSHLKVDSTMYRHQLKSTRYSKLEKTKTAQTPASPSSG; from the exons aTGGCGCTTTCAAGAGTCCTAAATGAGCGTACAGACTGCCCGTATTCCAAGCCCCCTAACCTGCACATCAGTGTCTTAAAAATGCAGGAGGAGCAAAGGGTGGTGGATTGGTTCTTCACAGAAATATCAGCTAAAGCAGCCACCGTGAAGAAAAACAGGGTGGCTGTAATTTCAGACGGACACTCGCTTGCCACAATAACTCTTTTTGAAGAGTATAAAGGAGCAGTAAAGGAGGGTACTTCTTATATAATCGTAGGCTATGGCCTCCGTGGTCAAAGCCCTccatatttgatcaaaatagaTCGACAAACAAAGTTTTTTAGAGGATCTGATATTTCAATCAGTCCTGGTCTGATAAATGAGGCTGAGAAAATCCTCAACCCCCCCTCCAAGGTGGTCAACCTGAGAGAGTCCGCAGAGGAGAAGGGTCTCGTGACCATTCAGGGAACGGTGGTAGAA TTGTTGAGTCTGAAAAAGGTCCAAGCTGGCAGAAATCTGGTTCCTTTGAGGAACATCGGAGTGCAGAAG TTCTGTCACTTTACACAGGATGAATTCATGATAAGTATCTGGCTGTGGAGGGAGCTGTCAGTCATCAGCCTCTCCATAGGAGACATGATCACTGTGTCCCATTTGAAAGTTGACAGCACCATGTACAGGCATCAACTCAAATCTACGAGATACAGCAAGCTAGAG aaaacaaaaaccgcCCAGACTCCAGCATCTCCATCTTCAGGATGA